In the Tetrapisispora phaffii CBS 4417 chromosome 7, complete genome genome, one interval contains:
- the GAB1 gene encoding GPI-anchor transamidase subunit GAB1 (similar to Saccharomyces cerevisiae GAB1 (YLR459W); ancestral locus Anc_7.538), which produces MIGGTALQSILLVSFLLRLTLHCHYPNLTFGLDDLVEFSSPMTSYKSLLESFFILNHTSNNLYDGGLIHQQPLLIHVLSFFYVDNNLLLLSIIYSIVDIIIALQLIHINMILFPNDTGSKKYLPGVLYLLNPICLLSNVSKSTIIFPNLFLILSFKFILSSLLQNLNSSNKLNIISAGVSLAISSYLSFYPIYLIFPICSVIYNINKQITNNVSNTNYIGLFIIVTLSTIIGLLVLSYIINDLNWNFIENTYLVTFSFKKLIPNLGLWWYLFIEMFEMFLPFYHSVFNLFVFALILPFTIRFSSYNKQNTGKNINLILMSFWALILCLGWITLTKAYPTVSDFGFFISFLPFFKPVFGYMKYPILSVLLFLHAIVLSPIFYHIWVNLGSGNSNFFYAISLVYALSIACIMIDLVWSILRFEFDDGKPNYNARLTQL; this is translated from the coding sequence AAGTATTTTACTTGTGAGTTTTTTATTAAGACTGACTCTACATTGTCATTATCCAAATTTAACGTTTGGATTAGATGATTTAGTAGAGTTTTCTTCCCCAATGACTTCCTACAAATCGTTATTGGAAagttttttcattttgaatcATACATCgaataatttatatgatGGTGGATTGATACATCAACAACCTTTATTAATTCACgtattatcttttttttacgttgataataatttattattgttatcaattatttattcaatagTTGATATTATCATTGCGTTGCAATTGattcatataaatatgattTTGTTTCCAAATGATACAggttcaaaaaaatatttaccaggtgtattatatttacttaatCCAATTTGTTTACTATCAAATGTATCGAAatcaacaataatatttccaaacttatttttaattttaagtTTTAAATTCATATTGTCATCTCTacttcaaaatttgaatagCTCAAACAAATTAAACATAATTTCAGCAGGTGTCTCTTTAGCAATTTCAAGTTACTTATCATTTTATCCAATTTACCTAATTTTCCCAATATGCTCAGTTATTtacaatatcaataaaCAAATCACCAACAATGTTAGCAATACAAATTATATCGGTTTATTCATTATAGTAACACTCTCAACAATCATAGGACTATTGGTTTTAagttatattataaatgatttaaattggaattttattgaaaatacaTATTTAGTAACATTTAGTTTCAAAAAACTAATACCAAATCTAGGTCTATGGTGGTATTTATTCATTGAAATGTTCGAAATGTTTTTACCATTTTATCATTCagtatttaatttattcgTTTTTGCATTGATCTTACCATTTACAATACGATTCTCAAGTTacaataaacaaaatacaggtaaaaatataaatttaatccTAATGAGTTTTTGGGCATTGATTCTTTGTCTAGGGTGGATTACTTTAACAAAAGCTTATCCAACAGTTAGTGATTTTGGATTTTTCATCAGTTTCTTACCATTTTTTAAACCTGTCTTTGGTTACATGAAATATCCAATTTTATCTGTATTGTTGTTTTTACATGCAATAGTTTTATCACCGATATTTTATCACATATGGGTAAATTTAGGGTCTGGTAATAGTAACTTCTTTTATGCCATATCATTGGTTTACGCATTGTCCATCGCTTGTATAATGATAGATTTGGTATGGTCTATTTTAAGATTCGAATTCGATGATGGAAAACCAAACTACAATGCGAGATTAACTCAATTGTAA